GGCGCCGGCGTCGCACTCGGGTTCGCGTTCCCGCTCCTCGGCGGCGTGCTCGCCGCCGTCGTCACGGCCGCGGCGCTCGCGCTCGGCTTGGGCGACGCGTGGGGCGGCTGGCGCACGCGCGGCCGTCCGGCCTGACCGCGCCGCCGGCCGCGCGCCTCCCCCGCGGGTGCGGAGCACCCGTCAATCACGTTCATTCAGCTTCGTCTCCGACGGAGGGTTTTGTGGAAGTCATTCTTCGCCAAGCGGTCGACAGCCTCGGGCACCCGGGCGACGTCGTGACCGTGTCCAACGGTTACGCGCGCAATTACCTGCTGCCGCGCGGCGTCGCCTTCGCCGCCACCGACGGGAACAAGAAGCGCATCCAGCAGGAAAAGGCGCGGCTCGAGGCGGCCGAGGCGTCGCGCCGCGACGCGGCGCAGCAGCTCGCGGACCGGCTCGCGGAGGTGTCGATCACCTTCGCCGCGCGCGTCGGCGAGGAAGGGAAGCTGTTCGGGTCGGTGACGGCGGCCGACATCGCGCAGCAGCTCGAGGCGCAGGGGCACCACGTCGAGCGGCGGTCGATCGACCTCCCCGAGCCGATCCGGGCGCTCGGCGTCTATCGCGTGCCGATCCGCCTGCACGCGGACGTGCGTCCCGAGATCAAGGTCTGGGTCATCAA
The Gemmatimonadetes bacterium T265 genome window above contains:
- the rplI gene encoding 50S ribosomal protein L9: MEVILRQAVDSLGHPGDVVTVSNGYARNYLLPRGVAFAATDGNKKRIQQEKARLEAAEASRRDAAQQLADRLAEVSITFAARVGEEGKLFGSVTAADIAQQLEAQGHHVERRSIDLPEPIRALGVYRVPIRLHADVRPEIKVWVIKQ